The following coding sequences are from one Candidatus Binataceae bacterium window:
- the tsaE gene encoding tRNA (adenosine(37)-N6)-threonylcarbamoyltransferase complex ATPase subunit type 1 TsaE, with protein MEHGVTLVIDSRSAHETKLWGRRLGALLEGGELLALIGELGAGKTCFIKGLARGLNLREENILSPTFTMIQEHRGRLPLFHIDLYRLEEAGLDDLGLREYLFSSGVAAVEWFERLREGDELEALSVRMAYSGANERRIQFAGSGRYARLIDQLRRRFL; from the coding sequence ATGGAGCACGGAGTAACCCTTGTTATCGACAGCCGCTCGGCGCACGAGACCAAGCTATGGGGGCGGCGGCTCGGCGCGCTGCTCGAAGGCGGCGAGCTGCTCGCGCTTATCGGCGAACTGGGCGCGGGCAAGACCTGCTTTATCAAGGGGCTGGCGCGCGGACTCAACCTGCGCGAGGAAAATATCCTCAGCCCCACCTTCACGATGATCCAGGAGCATCGCGGACGCCTGCCGCTCTTCCATATCGACCTTTATCGGCTCGAGGAAGCCGGCCTCGACGACCTCGGCCTGCGCGAATATTTGTTTTCCAGCGGCGTGGCCGCGGTGGAATGGTTCGAGCGACTGCGCGAGGGCGACGAGCTCGAGGCCCTGTCCGTCCGTATGGCGTACTCCGGCGCCAACGAGCGGCGAATTCAGTTTGCCGGCTCAGGCCGCTACGCCCGATTGATCGACCAGCTCCGCCGGCGCTTCCTGTAG
- a CDS encoding aspartate kinase, whose amino-acid sequence MALIVQKYGGTSVGSIDRIKAVAERVTRARARGHQLVVVVSAMAGETNRLFKLAAQLSDAPNTRETDVLVATGEQVSAALLAIRLQALGYPTVSFLAHQLRLTTDSHHGNARIRSVEAERVTRVLADGCIAVVAGYQGVDPKGDITTLGRGASDLTAVALAAALKADACEIYTDVEGVFTADPNICPRARRLRRVSYDEMLEMAGLGAKVLQLRSVELARRYNVPLVVRSSFSEAEGTWVGQEDRSMEEVMVSGVTLDQNQSKITIAGVADRPGLAARIFGPIAGAGIVVDMIIQNASADGRTDVTFTVGRDDLRRALELCRMVANEIGAGGVRHEEQVAKVSIVGLGMRTHAGVAARMFRVLADEGVNIEMIGTSEIKISVVVNAKYGELAMRALHDAFLGEGSGAGSPESV is encoded by the coding sequence GTGGCGCTTATCGTTCAAAAGTACGGTGGAACCTCGGTCGGCTCGATCGACCGCATCAAGGCGGTAGCCGAACGCGTCACACGCGCACGGGCGCGCGGCCACCAGCTCGTCGTCGTTGTCTCCGCGATGGCGGGCGAAACCAATCGTCTCTTCAAGCTGGCTGCGCAACTCAGCGACGCTCCCAATACGCGCGAAACCGACGTTCTGGTTGCCACAGGCGAGCAGGTCTCGGCGGCCTTGCTCGCGATTCGGCTCCAGGCGCTGGGCTATCCGACCGTGTCGTTCCTTGCCCACCAGCTACGCCTCACCACCGACTCCCATCACGGCAACGCCAGGATTCGCTCGGTCGAGGCCGAGCGCGTGACCCGGGTGCTCGCAGACGGCTGTATTGCGGTGGTCGCGGGATATCAGGGGGTGGATCCCAAGGGCGATATCACCACGCTTGGCCGCGGCGCCTCGGACCTGACGGCGGTCGCGCTGGCGGCGGCGCTGAAAGCCGACGCCTGCGAGATCTACACTGACGTCGAGGGCGTATTCACCGCCGATCCCAATATCTGCCCGCGCGCGCGCAGGCTGCGGCGCGTCTCCTACGACGAGATGCTGGAGATGGCGGGACTGGGAGCGAAGGTGCTGCAATTGCGCTCGGTTGAGCTGGCGCGGCGCTACAACGTGCCGCTGGTCGTGCGCTCCAGCTTCAGCGAGGCCGAGGGCACCTGGGTCGGCCAGGAGGACAGGTCGATGGAAGAGGTAATGGTGTCGGGTGTAACGCTCGACCAGAACCAGAGCAAGATAACGATCGCGGGCGTTGCCGACCGGCCAGGACTTGCGGCGCGCATCTTCGGGCCCATCGCCGGGGCTGGGATCGTCGTTGACATGATTATTCAGAATGCCAGCGCCGACGGCCGCACCGACGTAACCTTCACTGTGGGCCGCGACGATCTGCGCCGTGCGCTGGAGCTTTGCCGGATGGTGGCGAACGAGATCGGCGCGGGCGGCGTACGCCACGAGGAGCAGGTCGCCAAGGTCTCGATCGTGGGGCTTGGAATGCGCACCCACGCGGGCGTGGCGGCGCGGATGTTCCGCGTGCTCGCCGACGAGGGCGTTAACATCGAGATGATCGGGACCTCGGAGATCAAGATTTCGGTGGTGGTCAACGCCAAGTACGGGGAACTCGCGATGCGCGCTTTGCACGATGCCTTCCTCGGCGAAGGCTCCGGCGCGGGGTCGCCGGAGTCGGTATAA
- the mnmA gene encoding tRNA 2-thiouridine(34) synthase MnmA, whose translation MSVRVLVAMSGGVDSSVAAASLREAGYDVVGVAMRLAPEAPTPAARRRATCCSHEDFEDARRVAERMDFPFYVADLRAEFGARVIGNFVTEYLAGRTPNPCVMCNREIKFDRLWERAAAIGAEFIATGHYARIERDSRGRFHLLRAADRAKDQSYFLFALGQQQLARTLFPLGSMTKVEVRERARALGLANADKPESQEICFVPDGDYAGFVERAAGARQLRPGAIVDDEGRRLASHAGVHRFTVGQRRGLGVSAPAPLYVREIRAARGEVVVGRRESLGAAGLIARDLSLVDPDAVSGAAVLEIQAQIRYRHPALPAYLETAADNRARVRFAGATGPAVTPGQACVFYRGDEVVGGGFIECAL comes from the coding sequence GTGAGTGTGCGGGTGCTGGTCGCGATGTCGGGGGGCGTCGATAGCTCGGTCGCGGCCGCATCGCTGCGCGAGGCCGGCTACGACGTCGTCGGCGTCGCGATGCGGCTTGCGCCGGAGGCGCCGACGCCGGCTGCGCGCCGGCGCGCGACGTGCTGTTCGCATGAGGATTTCGAGGACGCGCGCCGGGTCGCGGAGCGGATGGATTTTCCGTTCTACGTGGCTGACCTGCGGGCCGAGTTCGGCGCGCGCGTGATCGGAAATTTCGTCACCGAATACCTCGCCGGACGCACTCCCAATCCGTGCGTGATGTGCAACCGCGAGATCAAGTTTGATCGGCTCTGGGAGCGGGCGGCGGCCATCGGCGCCGAGTTCATCGCGACCGGCCACTACGCGCGGATCGAGCGCGATTCGCGCGGCCGCTTCCATCTGCTGCGCGCCGCCGACCGCGCCAAGGATCAGTCCTACTTCCTGTTCGCGCTCGGCCAGCAGCAGCTCGCCCGCACGCTGTTTCCGCTGGGTTCGATGACCAAGGTGGAGGTTCGCGAGCGGGCGCGAGCGCTGGGTCTCGCCAACGCCGACAAGCCGGAGAGCCAGGAGATTTGCTTCGTGCCCGACGGCGACTACGCCGGGTTCGTCGAGCGCGCGGCGGGCGCGCGGCAGCTGCGCCCGGGTGCGATCGTTGACGATGAGGGCCGACGGCTCGCCTCTCATGCCGGGGTCCACCGTTTCACCGTCGGCCAGCGCCGCGGTCTTGGCGTGAGTGCGCCGGCGCCACTTTACGTGCGCGAGATCCGCGCCGCGCGCGGCGAGGTCGTGGTTGGCCGGCGCGAGTCGCTGGGCGCCGCGGGGCTGATCGCGCGCGACCTGTCGCTGGTCGATCCCGATGCCGTGAGCGGCGCCGCAGTCTTGGAGATTCAAGCGCAGATTCGCTACCGGCATCCCGCGCTGCCCGCCTATCTGGAGACCGCGGCGGACAACCGCGCGCGTGTTCGATTTGCCGGAGCCACCGGACCGGCGGTGACGCCGGGACAAGCCTGCGTCTTTTACCGCGGCGATGAAGTCGTGGGCGGCGGCTTTATCGAGTGCGCGCTGTGA
- a CDS encoding FAD-binding oxidoreductase: MANEDVIVVGAGVVGCSLAFHLARAGARVTVLDQGAEVCAGMSARSGALVRMHYTFAPEAELAWKSLAYFANWDQTVGRDREGRGCGFVRTGFAVVVGAPNADGLRANIAMLRGVGVDTYVVEPADLRELEPAINVDDVVLAAYEPQSGYADPVATTRSLAQAAERRGARFMLNAPVASIDTAGGRARGVIELSGKRHAADAVCVAAGPWTDRLLAPLGAAIGIRAERAQIAFFKRAPTVRHCGCIDTISGSYFRPQGADLTLIGLGDVKAEYEPDPDGFREDNDADFVAEVAERLAHRVPAMAGASYARGHAGIYDVSPDSRAVLGPIAGTGGLYVAAGFSGTGFKTAPAVGAAMAELILEGRARTVDLTPFGFERLRQRRLIRGEHEYVMGANFGHKL, from the coding sequence ATGGCGAACGAAGACGTAATTGTCGTAGGGGCGGGGGTGGTCGGATGTTCCCTCGCCTTTCATCTCGCCCGCGCCGGGGCCCGAGTCACCGTTCTCGACCAAGGCGCTGAGGTGTGCGCCGGGATGTCGGCGCGCTCCGGGGCGCTGGTGCGGATGCATTACACGTTCGCGCCCGAAGCCGAGCTGGCGTGGAAGAGTCTTGCCTATTTCGCCAACTGGGACCAGACGGTCGGGCGCGACCGCGAGGGGCGCGGATGCGGCTTCGTGCGCACCGGATTCGCGGTCGTGGTGGGTGCGCCGAATGCCGACGGACTGCGCGCCAACATCGCGATGCTGCGCGGGGTCGGCGTCGATACCTACGTGGTCGAACCAGCAGACCTGCGCGAGCTCGAGCCGGCGATAAACGTCGATGACGTCGTCCTGGCCGCCTACGAGCCGCAAAGCGGCTATGCCGACCCGGTTGCCACGACGCGTTCGCTGGCGCAAGCGGCCGAGCGCCGCGGCGCAAGGTTCATGCTCAATGCACCGGTGGCGTCGATCGATACCGCCGGCGGGCGCGCGCGCGGCGTGATCGAGTTGTCGGGCAAGCGCCACGCGGCGGACGCCGTATGCGTGGCGGCGGGACCGTGGACCGACCGCCTGCTCGCGCCGCTGGGCGCCGCGATCGGGATTCGCGCCGAGCGCGCACAGATCGCATTCTTCAAGCGAGCGCCCACGGTGCGCCATTGCGGATGTATCGACACGATTTCCGGCAGCTACTTTCGCCCGCAAGGCGCCGATCTGACGCTGATCGGCCTGGGCGACGTAAAGGCCGAGTACGAGCCCGACCCCGACGGCTTTCGCGAGGACAACGACGCCGACTTCGTCGCCGAGGTGGCCGAGCGCCTGGCCCATCGCGTGCCCGCGATGGCCGGCGCGAGCTACGCGCGGGGCCACGCCGGGATCTACGACGTGAGCCCCGACTCGCGCGCCGTGCTGGGCCCGATAGCCGGCACGGGCGGACTGTACGTTGCCGCCGGCTTCAGCGGCACCGGATTCAAGACCGCTCCGGCGGTGGGCGCTGCGATGGCGGAGCTTATCCTCGAAGGGCGCGCGCGCACCGTCGATCTGACGCCATTCGGCTTCGAACGTCTTCGCCAGCGGCGGCTGATCCGTGGTGAGCACGAATACGTGATGGGCGCAAATTTCGGCCATAAGCTCTGA
- the cimA gene encoding citramalate synthase, with translation MATTHRERNSAARRSAASIGAVNGAGRNSGERDEGGATKIQIYDTTLRDGCQSEDVSLTVGDKLEIAQRLDDLGIDYIEGGWPGSNERDAAFFREVKKLRLRHARIAAFGSTRRANVRASADRNLALILRAEAPVATVVGKTWDLHVREALRISNQANLEILHDTIAYLKRHVDEVIFDAEHFFDGYDANPEFALACLSAAQDAGVDLIALCDTNGGRLPHEIEAGVRAAQQAVRCPLGIHPHNDSEVAVANAIAAVRAGAVQVQGTINGFGERCGNANLVSIIPDLQLKLGYRCVPPDKLKALRETAMLVYELANITPPLRQPYVGHSAFTHKAGLHVSGIQRDVHTYEHIDPAIVGNDRHVVLSELSGRANILYKSKEFGLDIEPSNEKIGVLLDELKRLEALGYTFDGADASFELLMLRTLGLARDHFRFVSFRVFDDKWHEDHTPFSEAVVVIEGPDGVRTRNSATGNGPVNALDSALRRALVPYYPALEAMQLVDYKVRVLDNGAGTAARVRVLIESTDGKRRWGTVGLSSNVVEASWQALVDSVEFKLHKDAARPRTVKHPPGNGRGDGSALEPT, from the coding sequence ATGGCTACGACGCACAGGGAGCGGAACTCGGCCGCACGCAGGAGCGCGGCCTCGATCGGCGCGGTCAACGGCGCCGGGCGCAACAGCGGCGAGCGCGACGAGGGCGGGGCAACGAAGATCCAGATCTACGACACCACGCTGCGTGACGGATGTCAGTCCGAAGACGTGTCGCTCACGGTCGGGGACAAGCTTGAGATCGCCCAGCGCCTCGACGACCTTGGAATCGACTATATCGAGGGCGGATGGCCGGGCTCCAACGAGCGCGACGCGGCGTTTTTCCGCGAGGTAAAGAAGTTGCGGCTGCGCCATGCCAGAATCGCGGCTTTCGGCTCGACCCGCCGCGCCAACGTGCGCGCCTCGGCCGACCGCAACCTGGCGCTGATCCTGCGCGCCGAGGCGCCGGTCGCCACCGTGGTTGGCAAAACCTGGGATCTCCACGTGCGCGAAGCATTGCGCATCTCCAACCAGGCCAATCTCGAAATCCTCCACGACACGATCGCCTACCTCAAGCGCCACGTGGACGAAGTGATCTTCGACGCCGAGCATTTCTTCGACGGCTACGACGCCAATCCCGAGTTTGCGCTCGCCTGTCTGAGCGCGGCCCAGGACGCCGGCGTCGACCTGATCGCGCTGTGCGACACCAACGGCGGCCGTCTGCCGCACGAGATTGAAGCCGGCGTACGCGCGGCACAGCAAGCCGTGCGCTGCCCGCTCGGGATCCATCCGCACAACGACTCCGAGGTCGCGGTGGCCAACGCGATAGCGGCGGTGCGCGCGGGTGCGGTGCAGGTGCAGGGCACGATCAACGGGTTCGGCGAGCGCTGCGGCAACGCCAACCTGGTTTCGATCATCCCTGACCTCCAGCTCAAGCTCGGCTACCGGTGCGTACCGCCCGACAAGCTCAAGGCGCTGCGCGAAACCGCGATGCTGGTGTACGAGCTGGCCAACATCACGCCGCCGCTGCGCCAGCCCTACGTCGGCCACAGCGCTTTCACCCACAAGGCGGGGCTCCACGTCTCGGGCATCCAGCGCGACGTGCATACCTACGAGCACATCGACCCCGCGATCGTCGGCAACGACCGCCACGTGGTGCTCTCCGAGCTCTCGGGCCGCGCCAACATTCTGTACAAGAGCAAGGAATTCGGCCTCGACATCGAACCGAGCAACGAGAAGATCGGCGTGCTGCTCGACGAACTCAAGCGCCTGGAGGCGCTGGGCTACACGTTCGACGGCGCCGACGCCTCGTTCGAATTGCTGATGCTGCGCACGCTGGGCCTCGCGCGCGATCATTTCCGCTTTGTCAGTTTCCGCGTCTTCGATGACAAGTGGCACGAGGATCACACGCCGTTCAGCGAGGCGGTGGTGGTGATCGAGGGACCCGACGGCGTGCGCACGCGCAACTCGGCGACCGGCAACGGCCCGGTCAACGCGCTCGACTCGGCGCTGCGCCGCGCGCTGGTGCCCTATTACCCGGCGCTGGAGGCGATGCAACTGGTCGATTACAAGGTGCGTGTGCTGGACAACGGCGCCGGAACGGCCGCGCGCGTGCGCGTGCTGATCGAATCGACCGATGGCAAACGCCGCTGGGGCACCGTCGGGTTGTCGAGCAACGTGGTCGAGGCGAGCTGGCAGGCGCTGGTCGATTCAGTCGAGTTCAAGCTGCACAAGGACGCCGCCCGTCCGCGCACCGTCAAGCATCCACCGGGCAACGGTCGCGGCGACGGCAGCGCGCTCGAGCCGACCTAG
- a CDS encoding NAD(P)H-hydrate dehydratase, translated as MKLLSAAQSRELDRLSQEKYGVASYALMTRAGEAVAAAVLRRWPQARRDGVLIVAGKGNNGGDGMVAARALAAEGVPVRAVLLARASELKGDAARAHSEFVKAGGSVTEAADAAELSAATAAGVIVDAIFGTGLNAEVRGLPRLAIEAINRAADGGARVVAVDIASGINSDTGAVMGAAVRAALTVTFGFAKFGHVSYPGAGFCGELEIVEIGFAPAAIGEIAPRGMLLEAAEMRVWLAPRRPDSHKGNYGHVMVIAGSRGKSGAAILAARGALRMGAGLVTAAIPESIAAIVAGGQAEMMTEPIAERDGHFDGAHAPGVLANLIEGKDALIVGPGIGQSDDTRALLEWLVAEGAAPNRPILIDADGLNVVAQRGAATVKRARGPVVITPHPGEAARLLGTSTAVVNADRISAARRLSELTGAGVLLKGARTVIAGTDGEIYVNGSGNPGMATPGMGDVLSGIVGALLGQRMTPLAALALGAFVHGWAADRLAASIGAVGYLAGELADELPAAVAALAAA; from the coding sequence GTGAAGCTGCTCAGCGCCGCTCAGAGCCGCGAACTCGACCGGCTGAGCCAGGAAAAATACGGCGTTGCTTCGTACGCGCTGATGACGCGCGCGGGCGAGGCCGTTGCGGCGGCGGTGCTGCGGCGATGGCCGCAGGCGCGCCGCGACGGTGTGTTGATCGTCGCGGGCAAGGGGAACAACGGCGGCGACGGGATGGTCGCGGCGCGCGCCCTGGCCGCCGAGGGTGTGCCGGTGCGGGCCGTGTTGCTCGCGAGGGCCTCGGAACTCAAGGGCGACGCGGCGCGTGCGCACTCGGAGTTCGTAAAGGCCGGTGGCAGTGTGACCGAAGCCGCCGATGCGGCGGAACTCAGCGCAGCGACGGCCGCCGGCGTCATCGTCGACGCGATTTTCGGCACCGGGCTCAATGCCGAAGTGCGTGGTCTGCCGCGCCTTGCAATCGAAGCGATTAATCGCGCGGCGGACGGCGGTGCGCGCGTCGTCGCGGTCGATATCGCGTCGGGCATCAATTCGGATACAGGCGCGGTGATGGGCGCGGCGGTGCGAGCGGCGTTGACCGTGACCTTCGGGTTCGCCAAGTTTGGGCATGTCTCCTATCCGGGCGCCGGCTTCTGCGGCGAGCTCGAGATTGTGGAAATCGGCTTTGCGCCCGCCGCGATTGGCGAGATCGCGCCGCGCGGGATGCTGCTCGAAGCGGCCGAGATGCGGGTGTGGCTGGCGCCGCGGCGGCCCGACTCGCACAAGGGAAACTACGGCCACGTGATGGTGATCGCGGGCAGCCGCGGCAAGTCGGGCGCGGCGATTCTCGCCGCCCGCGGTGCACTCAGGATGGGCGCCGGGCTGGTCACCGCCGCGATCCCAGAATCGATCGCCGCGATCGTCGCTGGGGGGCAGGCCGAGATGATGACCGAGCCGATCGCCGAGCGCGACGGCCATTTCGACGGCGCGCACGCGCCGGGTGTCCTGGCCAATCTTATCGAGGGCAAGGACGCGCTGATCGTCGGCCCGGGAATCGGGCAGAGCGACGACACGCGCGCGCTGCTGGAATGGCTCGTTGCCGAGGGCGCCGCGCCGAACCGCCCGATCCTGATCGACGCCGACGGGCTGAACGTCGTGGCGCAGCGGGGCGCGGCGACGGTTAAGCGCGCGCGCGGCCCCGTCGTTATCACGCCGCATCCGGGGGAGGCCGCGCGCCTGCTCGGCACTTCCACCGCCGTGGTCAACGCCGACCGGATTAGCGCCGCACGCCGGCTCTCGGAGCTGACGGGCGCGGGCGTCCTGCTCAAGGGCGCGCGCACCGTTATCGCAGGGACGGACGGCGAGATTTACGTCAATGGAAGCGGGAACCCCGGGATGGCGACGCCGGGAATGGGTGACGTGCTATCGGGGATTGTCGGCGCGCTGCTGGGGCAGCGGATGACGCCGCTGGCCGCGCTCGCCCTTGGCGCGTTCGTCCACGGATGGGCCGCCGACCGGCTCGCGGCAAGCATCGGAGCGGTCGGCTATCTTGCCGGCGAGCTTGCCGACGAGCTGCCCGCGGCTGTGGCGGCGCTGGCCGCCGCTTGA
- the epsC gene encoding serine O-acetyltransferase EpsC: MGVISRMREDIQAVFERDPAARTTLEVVLAYPGLHAIWMYRIAHWLWEHHLRLLGRLLSEIARFLTGIEIHPGATIGRRLFIDHGMGVVIGETTAIGDDVLIYQGVTLGGTSLKKEKRHPTIEDHVMISAGAAVIGPVRIGRGSRIGAGAVVVSSAPPYSTIVGIPGKIIEGESARQDIAELDHARLPDPVARAIQALVEKLNRLDVRVEELEERQDCLEDKVVPHAPAPAPVGDHDLTKNRQ, translated from the coding sequence ATGGGCGTAATCAGTCGAATGCGCGAGGACATCCAGGCGGTCTTCGAGCGTGACCCGGCGGCGCGCACGACGCTGGAGGTCGTGCTGGCCTATCCCGGGCTGCATGCGATCTGGATGTACCGCATCGCGCACTGGCTGTGGGAGCATCATCTCAGGCTTCTCGGCCGCCTGCTCAGCGAGATCGCCCGCTTTCTGACCGGTATTGAGATCCATCCGGGCGCCACCATCGGCCGCCGCCTTTTCATCGATCACGGGATGGGCGTGGTGATCGGCGAGACCACCGCAATCGGCGATGACGTGCTTATCTATCAAGGGGTCACGCTGGGCGGCACCAGCCTCAAGAAGGAAAAGCGCCACCCGACGATCGAGGACCACGTGATGATCAGCGCGGGCGCGGCGGTGATAGGTCCGGTGCGGATCGGACGCGGCAGCCGCATCGGCGCCGGCGCCGTAGTGGTCTCCTCGGCGCCCCCCTATTCGACCATCGTCGGCATCCCGGGCAAGATCATCGAGGGCGAGAGCGCACGTCAGGACATCGCCGAACTCGACCATGCGCGCTTGCCTGACCCGGTGGCGCGCGCGATCCAAGCGCTGGTGGAGAAGCTCAACCGCCTCGACGTGCGAGTCGAGGAGCTCGAAGAGCGCCAGGACTGCCTCGAGGACAAAGTCGTGCCGCACGCCCCCGCGCCGGCGCCTGTCGGCGACCACGATCTGACCAAGAACCGCCAGTAA
- a CDS encoding DUF1028 domain-containing protein, producing the protein MTYSIVARDPNTGELGIGVQSRFFAVGRLVPWIEGGVGAIASQAFVNPAYGYQGLSLLRAGVAPQEALQRLLSADSGAAIRQVAMIDAHGGTAVHTGASCLPTAGHALGASCAAQANLMARETVWRAMVDAFERASGDLAERLLAAMEAAEREGGDLRGKQAAALIVVSGQRSENPRARTFELRVDDHPDPVGEIKRLLSYARAHNRAAQAGERAFAGDVEGALADLETCCTAYPDEPEFVARMALTLLASGRTDEARARFGQIRAIDPGWAEFLLRFARSGVIPIAPQAVESWAAALERDR; encoded by the coding sequence ATGACCTACTCAATTGTGGCGCGCGACCCCAACACTGGGGAGCTCGGCATCGGCGTCCAATCGCGCTTTTTTGCGGTCGGGCGGCTCGTTCCATGGATCGAAGGGGGCGTCGGCGCTATCGCCTCGCAGGCGTTCGTCAACCCCGCGTATGGCTACCAGGGGCTGAGCCTGCTGCGCGCTGGGGTTGCGCCCCAGGAGGCGCTCCAGAGGCTACTGAGCGCGGACTCCGGCGCCGCCATCCGCCAGGTCGCGATGATCGACGCACACGGAGGGACGGCCGTGCATACCGGCGCTTCCTGTCTGCCCACCGCGGGGCATGCGCTCGGCGCGTCCTGCGCGGCGCAGGCGAATCTGATGGCGCGGGAAACCGTGTGGCGCGCGATGGTGGACGCCTTCGAACGCGCCTCGGGCGATCTCGCCGAACGGCTGCTGGCTGCGATGGAGGCGGCCGAGCGTGAAGGCGGAGACCTGCGGGGCAAGCAGGCGGCGGCGCTGATCGTGGTTTCCGGGCAGCGCAGCGAAAATCCGCGGGCGAGAACCTTTGAGCTCCGCGTTGATGATCATCCCGACCCGGTGGGCGAGATAAAGCGCCTGCTGTCGTATGCCCGCGCCCATAACCGAGCCGCTCAGGCGGGCGAGCGAGCGTTCGCGGGCGATGTCGAAGGTGCGCTGGCAGATCTCGAAACATGCTGCACGGCCTATCCCGACGAGCCGGAATTTGTGGCGCGGATGGCGCTGACCCTCCTGGCGAGCGGGCGTACGGACGAAGCACGCGCTCGGTTTGGACAAATCCGCGCGATCGATCCCGGCTGGGCGGAGTTCCTGTTGCGCTTTGCGCGCAGCGGAGTCATTCCGATCGCGCCGCAGGCGGTGGAGTCGTGGGCAGCCGCTTTAGAGCGCGACCGGTGA
- a CDS encoding cysteine desulfurase family protein, giving the protein MRIYLDHNAGAPLRPEVRAAIGRFLEADEGNPGSVHRSGQRARRALEQARAQVAALVAAAPREIVFTSGGTESNNLAIRGAIEARPARRRIVTSAIEHSSILAPLEYLACRGFDVVRVGCDREGRIDTAAVVAAVGADTALVTLGLANAEVGTIQDLAAVAPAAERAGALFHIDAAQAAGRIAVRVAELGCDLLTLSGHKLGAPAGIGALYVRQGVAFAPATLGGPQEAGLRAGTPNLLGAVAFGAAAEAAQAHFGEESTRLAGLAERLLERLVVAISGLRLNGPADASRRLANTLNLSFPGVLGESLLIALDLEGVEVSMGSACAAGAVEPSHVLLAMGLGRDAARSSLRLSLGWNTSETEVACAAGIIPRVWRRVMAAEPERACGGEVRS; this is encoded by the coding sequence ATGCGTATTTACCTCGACCATAATGCCGGCGCGCCGCTGCGTCCCGAGGTGCGCGCCGCAATCGGCCGCTTCCTCGAGGCGGACGAAGGCAACCCGGGCTCAGTGCATCGGAGCGGCCAGCGCGCTCGGCGCGCGCTCGAGCAGGCGCGGGCCCAAGTCGCCGCGCTCGTCGCTGCGGCGCCGCGCGAGATTGTTTTTACCAGCGGCGGTACCGAGTCGAACAACCTCGCGATTCGCGGCGCGATCGAGGCGAGGCCGGCGCGCCGTCGGATCGTTACTTCGGCAATCGAGCATTCGTCGATCCTGGCGCCGCTGGAATACCTGGCCTGCCGCGGCTTCGACGTCGTCCGGGTCGGCTGTGACCGCGAGGGACGCATCGACACCGCCGCCGTCGTCGCCGCCGTGGGCGCCGACACGGCGCTGGTGACGCTCGGCCTTGCCAACGCCGAGGTCGGCACGATCCAGGATTTGGCGGCGGTCGCCCCCGCCGCCGAGCGCGCGGGCGCGCTGTTCCATATTGACGCCGCGCAGGCCGCCGGTCGGATTGCGGTGCGGGTCGCGGAGCTTGGATGCGACCTGCTTACGCTCAGCGGCCATAAGCTCGGCGCGCCGGCCGGAATCGGCGCGCTCTATGTGCGCCAAGGGGTCGCGTTTGCGCCGGCGACGCTCGGCGGGCCGCAGGAGGCCGGGCTGCGTGCGGGCACGCCGAATCTGCTCGGCGCGGTCGCCTTCGGCGCCGCCGCCGAGGCGGCGCAGGCACATTTTGGTGAAGAGTCAACGCGCCTCGCCGGTTTAGCGGAGCGCCTCCTGGAGCGGCTAGTCGTCGCAATTTCCGGATTGCGCCTCAACGGGCCTGCGGACGCATCGCGCCGCCTCGCCAACACGCTCAATTTGAGCTTTCCCGGCGTGCTCGGCGAGAGCCTGCTCATTGCGCTCGATCTGGAGGGCGTCGAGGTCTCGATGGGCTCTGCGTGCGCGGCCGGCGCGGTCGAGCCTTCGCATGTGCTGCTCGCGATGGGCCTGGGCCGCGACGCCGCGCGCAGCTCGCTTCGACTGAGTCTCGGATGGAACACGAGCGAGACTGAGGTCGCGTGCGCCGCCGGGATTATCCCACGCGTGTGGAGGCGGGTGATGGCGGCCGAACCGGAGCGCGCGTGCGGCGGCGAGGTGCGTTCGTGA